One Candidatus Omnitrophota bacterium DNA window includes the following coding sequences:
- the rfbB gene encoding dTDP-glucose 4,6-dehydratase, whose product MKKLLVTGGAGFIGSNFIRYMLGKYEDYRITNIDNLTYCGNLENLKDIKKNKRYKFVKGDITDAKVVEKLVKGSDCVVNFAAETHVDRSIKDPSVFIKTNVFGTYTLLEMVKKVGAELYIQISTDEVYGSIPKGYSKETDPLEPNSPYSASKAGADLLARSYFVTYGLPVIITRSSNNFGPYQYPEKVIPLFVTNLLQDKKIPLYADGMNVRDWLYVVDNCEAIDVVMHKGKVGEIYNIGVGGETTNIELTHAMLALLGKDESMIEYVKDRPGHDKRYALDITKLKALGWKPKHDFKYALELTIEWYKKNTAWWQKLIKCRKDIKY is encoded by the coding sequence ATGAAAAAACTACTTGTGACTGGCGGAGCCGGATTTATCGGTTCAAACTTCATACGTTATATGTTAGGTAAATACGAGGACTATCGTATTACCAATATTGATAATCTCACCTATTGCGGCAATCTCGAAAACCTGAAAGACATTAAAAAGAATAAGCGATATAAATTCGTAAAGGGTGACATTACAGACGCAAAAGTCGTTGAAAAGCTGGTTAAAGGCAGCGATTGCGTAGTAAATTTCGCGGCAGAAACACATGTGGACAGGTCGATAAAAGACCCTTCGGTCTTTATCAAGACGAATGTATTTGGTACATATACTTTATTGGAAATGGTAAAGAAAGTCGGGGCGGAATTGTATATTCAGATCTCTACCGATGAGGTATATGGAAGTATTCCCAAAGGTTATTCTAAAGAGACGGATCCTTTGGAGCCCAACAGCCCATATTCAGCGAGTAAAGCCGGCGCGGACTTATTAGCAAGGTCCTATTTTGTTACTTATGGCTTGCCGGTGATCATAACGAGAAGCTCTAATAATTTCGGGCCGTACCAGTATCCGGAAAAAGTAATACCTCTGTTTGTAACGAATCTATTGCAGGATAAGAAGATTCCTTTATATGCCGACGGGATGAATGTGCGGGACTGGCTCTATGTAGTGGATAATTGCGAGGCCATAGATGTTGTCATGCATAAGGGGAAAGTCGGAGAAATTTATAATATAGGTGTCGGCGGCGAGACTACAAATATCGAATTGACGCACGCGATGCTTGCGCTTTTAGGAAAAGATGAAAGCATGATAGAGTATGTCAAAGACAGGCCCGGCCATGATAAGAGGTACGCGCTTGATATAACGAAGCTAAAAGCGCTCGGTTGGAAACCAAAGCATGATTTTAAATACGCGCTTGAACTTACTATAGAGTGGTACAAGAAGAACACAGCCTGGTGGCAGAAATTAATTAAATGCCGAAAAGATATAAAATATTAG
- a CDS encoding sugar phosphate nucleotidyltransferase, translating into MKGVILAGGLGKRLYPLTRISNKHLLPVFNKPMIYYPIQTLVDAGIKDILIVTGGNHAGEFLRLLGNGKDFGLKHINYTYQEGEGGIAEALKLAEHFADNDKIVVILGDNIIEKGIKKAVEDFRKQPKGAKILLKKVEDPERFGVAEFRGKNVVSIEEKPKKPKSDYAITGIYMYDSKVFEIAKTLKPSRRGELEITDVNNEYIRRGELTYNILDGWWTDSGTFDSLLRANILVAKKLTK; encoded by the coding sequence TTGAAAGGCGTAATCTTAGCCGGGGGCTTGGGAAAGCGGCTCTATCCTTTGACGAGGATCTCCAATAAGCATCTACTGCCTGTTTTTAATAAGCCGATGATCTATTATCCCATACAGACGCTCGTCGATGCCGGTATTAAGGATATATTGATAGTGACCGGCGGAAATCATGCGGGAGAATTTCTGCGCCTTCTCGGTAATGGCAAGGATTTCGGCCTGAAGCATATAAATTACACTTATCAAGAAGGCGAGGGCGGGATAGCCGAGGCGCTGAAACTTGCCGAACACTTTGCCGACAATGACAAGATAGTGGTGATCCTGGGTGACAATATAATCGAAAAGGGTATAAAAAAGGCCGTAGAAGATTTTAGAAAACAGCCGAAGGGCGCGAAGATACTCTTGAAGAAGGTTGAGGATCCGGAGAGATTCGGAGTCGCCGAGTTTAGGGGTAAGAATGTAGTGTCTATAGAGGAAAAGCCCAAAAAGCCCAAATCCGATTACGCCATTACCGGTATCTATATGTATGATTCAAAAGTATTTGAGATAGCTAAGACACTGAAGCCGTCCAGGCGCGGCGAGCTCGAGATAACTGATGTTAATAATGAATATATAAGGCGCGGCGAACTTACTTACAATATTCTCGACGGCTGGTGGACGGATTCGGGAACTTTCGATTCACTGTTAAGGGCGAATATATTAGTAGCGAAGAAATTGACCAAATGA
- a CDS encoding dTDP-4-dehydrorhamnose 3,5-epimerase family protein translates to MIKGVKVKKLKIIPDKRGRLMEILRCDDKVFKKFGQVYMTTTYPGVVKAWHFHQKQNDNFACVHGKIRLALYDAREKSPTYKEVNEFILSTDDPILVTIPKMVYHGFKGIADCESIVINTPTLPYNYKKPDEERLDAYDNDINYDWRK, encoded by the coding sequence ATGATTAAAGGCGTTAAAGTTAAAAAATTAAAAATTATCCCGGATAAGCGCGGCAGGCTTATGGAAATCTTGCGCTGCGACGACAAAGTCTTCAAGAAATTCGGGCAAGTATATATGACGACTACTTATCCGGGCGTGGTAAAGGCGTGGCATTTTCATCAGAAACAGAATGATAATTTTGCCTGTGTGCACGGCAAGATAAGACTTGCGTTATACGACGCGCGGGAAAAATCGCCTACCTATAAAGAAGTTAATGAATTCATATTATCCACAGATGACCCGATACTCGTTACTATCCCCAAAATGGTTTACCACGGATTTAAGGGCATAGCAGATTGCGAGTCTATAGTTATCAATACTCCTACGCTTCCTTATAATTACAAAAAACCGGATGAAGAGCGTTTGGATGCTTATGATAATGATATTAACTACGACTGGAGAAAGTAA
- a CDS encoding UDP-glucose/GDP-mannose dehydrogenase family protein, producing MNITIVGSGYVGLVTGACFADLGNDVICVDNNESKISKLKKGIMPIYEPGLEELVKRNVKEGRITFTSRLKDGVKKSEVIFVCVPTPPKDNGDADMTYVENVAREIALSMSSYKLIVDKSTVPVNTGEWVEHTINIFNKRKIKFDVVSNPEFLKEGTAIEDFMNPDRVVVGVKSKKAADILTELYKPLKAPIVVTNIKSAELIKHASNSFLATKISFINSVANICDKVGADIVDVARGMGLDKRISKDFLNAGIGFGGSCFPKDLDAFVHIAGKIGYDFGILKEVQNVNREQKRLAIKKIEALLWNLPKKTVGVLGLSFKPGTDDLREAPAMEIIEALLKEGVRVKVYDPVAMAKAKERLKASVEFCKDAYQAAKDSDCIIVATEWNEFKELDFKKIKKIMRQPVIVDGRNIYNPAQMKKLGFRYEGIGRGHD from the coding sequence ATGAATATAACGATTGTAGGTTCAGGCTATGTAGGTTTGGTCACAGGCGCTTGCTTTGCGGATCTTGGCAATGATGTTATATGTGTTGATAATAACGAAAGCAAGATCTCCAAGCTAAAAAAAGGCATAATGCCTATTTACGAGCCCGGCCTTGAAGAACTTGTTAAGCGAAATGTTAAAGAGGGCCGAATCACTTTTACCAGCCGTTTAAAAGATGGGGTAAAAAAGTCTGAAGTGATCTTCGTCTGTGTGCCGACCCCGCCCAAGGATAACGGCGACGCGGATATGACATATGTCGAAAATGTGGCGCGAGAGATAGCTCTTTCGATGTCTTCTTATAAGCTGATTGTGGATAAGTCCACCGTCCCGGTAAATACAGGCGAGTGGGTCGAGCATACCATAAATATATTCAATAAGCGCAAGATAAAATTCGATGTAGTGTCCAACCCCGAATTTTTAAAAGAGGGGACCGCTATCGAAGATTTCATGAATCCCGACAGGGTTGTCGTTGGGGTCAAGTCTAAAAAGGCCGCGGATATTCTTACCGAATTATACAAGCCTCTCAAGGCGCCGATAGTCGTTACAAATATAAAGAGCGCGGAACTGATAAAACACGCCTCAAATTCATTTCTTGCGACAAAGATATCCTTCATAAACTCTGTAGCCAATATCTGTGATAAGGTCGGCGCGGATATCGTGGATGTCGCGCGCGGCATGGGGCTCGACAAAAGGATATCGAAAGATTTTTTAAATGCTGGGATAGGCTTTGGCGGATCATGCTTCCCGAAGGATCTCGACGCGTTTGTTCACATAGCCGGAAAGATAGGTTATGATTTCGGCATACTAAAAGAGGTTCAAAATGTAAACAGGGAGCAGAAGAGGCTGGCGATAAAGAAGATAGAAGCTTTATTATGGAACCTGCCTAAAAAAACAGTCGGTGTTTTAGGGTTGTCTTTTAAACCGGGGACGGACGATTTAAGAGAAGCTCCTGCCATGGAGATCATAGAGGCGCTTCTCAAAGAAGGTGTGCGCGTTAAAGTGTATGATCCTGTCGCGATGGCTAAGGCCAAAGAGCGGTTGAAGGCGAGCGTTGAATTCTGCAAAGACGCTTACCAGGCCGCTAAAGACAGCGATTGTATTATTGTGGCTACGGAATGGAATGAATTTAAGGAGTTGGACTTTAAGAAGATAAAGAAAATAATGAGACAGCCTGTTATAGTTGACGGAAGAAATATTTATAATCCGGCCCAGATGAAGAAGCTTGGATTTAGATACGAGGGGATAGGCAGGGGCCATGATTAA
- the fsa gene encoding fructose-6-phosphate aldolase, translating to MKLFIDTANINEIKEANSLGIIDGVTTNPTLIAREGKDFISVVKEICSIVDGPISAEVISLKSDEMIKEARTLAKIHKNIVIKIPLIPEGLKATKILSKEGIKTNLTLCFSPTQALLAAKAGATYVSPFIGRLDDISIVGMDLIRDIKTIFGNYGFKTEIIVASVRNPVHVLDAAKIGADIATVPYATLMALVKHPLTDIGIQKFLKDWESVPKK from the coding sequence ATGAAGTTATTTATTGATACGGCGAACATAAATGAAATCAAAGAGGCGAATTCTCTGGGGATAATCGACGGAGTTACCACAAATCCTACGTTGATAGCCAGGGAGGGCAAAGATTTTATATCTGTAGTAAAAGAGATATGCTCTATCGTAGACGGGCCTATCAGCGCCGAGGTCATAAGCTTAAAGTCCGATGAAATGATAAAAGAGGCCAGGACGCTTGCGAAGATACACAAAAATATTGTAATTAAGATACCATTGATACCCGAAGGACTAAAAGCAACGAAGATTTTATCAAAAGAAGGCATAAAGACAAATCTTACGTTATGTTTCTCGCCCACACAGGCACTTTTAGCCGCAAAGGCCGGCGCTACCTACGTAAGCCCTTTTATAGGGCGGCTCGACGATATAAGTATCGTCGGGATGGATTTGATACGCGATATAAAGACCATCTTTGGTAATTACGGGTTTAAGACCGAAATAATAGTCGCCAGCGTCCGTAATCCCGTGCATGTACTTGACGCCGCTAAGATAGGGGCCGATATAGCTACTGTGCCATATGCGACGTTGATGGCTCTTGTAAAACACCCGCTTACAGATATCGGGATACAGAAATTCTTAAAGGATTGGGAAAGTGTACCGAAGAAATAA
- a CDS encoding ROK family protein has translation MRLLIGIDIGGTNIRLALMDRSARLKAKRIFSTASFKGKDALVDKLVEEIKLLTKEYSVTKKELIGIGIGAPGAVDIRTGTVHYLTNIPNWREVALGDILKKRLGVPVFVDNDVNVMALGELRFGAGRGAKNMLCITLGTGVGGGLILDNSLYRGSSYAAGEFGHVPIGIDGPKCNCGGRACVEAYVGNRYIIKDVEARIKKGEKTLIKKLVGGELSKITPETIDEAARKGDRFARQVWIDAGNKVGIGLAGVVNLLNIEKIVIGGGVAEAGKILFDSIKRTISERAMKLPAKTVKVVKAKLGYDAGVIGAATLVLYERGV, from the coding sequence ATGCGATTATTAATAGGTATAGATATAGGCGGTACGAATATTAGGCTTGCTTTGATGGATCGATCAGCGCGCCTTAAGGCAAAGAGGATATTCTCCACGGCAAGTTTTAAAGGTAAAGACGCCCTCGTAGATAAGCTTGTAGAAGAAATAAAGCTGCTCACCAAAGAATATTCTGTCACAAAAAAAGAGTTAATAGGCATAGGCATAGGCGCGCCCGGCGCGGTAGATATCAGGACGGGCACAGTCCACTACCTTACGAATATCCCGAATTGGCGCGAAGTGGCGTTAGGCGACATCTTAAAGAAGAGATTGGGCGTGCCGGTCTTTGTCGATAACGATGTCAATGTCATGGCGCTGGGCGAATTACGTTTTGGGGCAGGGCGAGGCGCTAAGAATATGCTGTGTATTACGCTCGGGACGGGAGTCGGCGGAGGATTGATATTGGATAACTCGCTATATCGCGGTTCAAGCTACGCGGCCGGGGAATTTGGCCACGTGCCGATAGGTATCGACGGCCCGAAATGTAATTGCGGAGGCCGTGCATGCGTTGAAGCCTATGTGGGCAACCGCTACATAATAAAAGACGTGGAGGCAAGGATCAAAAAAGGCGAGAAGACGCTCATAAAGAAACTTGTAGGCGGCGAACTTTCGAAGATCACCCCTGAAACGATTGACGAAGCCGCGCGTAAGGGCGATAGATTCGCAAGACAAGTTTGGATTGACGCCGGTAATAAGGTAGGCATTGGCCTTGCGGGCGTCGTTAATCTTTTGAATATAGAGAAGATAGTTATAGGCGGCGGGGTTGCCGAAGCGGGAAAGATATTGTTCGACTCGATAAAGAGGACGATATCCGAAAGAGCGATGAAGTTGCCGGCAAAGACGGTAAAAGTTGTGAAGGCAAAGTTAGGATATGACGCCGGTGTTATCGGCGCCGCGACGTTAGTATTATACGAGAGGGGTGTATGA
- a CDS encoding GGDEF domain-containing protein, whose product MMLYLCICAVFLAALVHFIPDKIFFIPILSFLLFGIAVTWKEYRDSINILKSETGLKLENYSSEKNKLEKDITSEDSRIYALRNKEMMISSLYEITKNMSSDLTFNEIFGALSAFLKEYFVFKKSELLILKEVEGCIKVDKVYKLYKDENCKQEDAETNYDDMLTLFDNDKKEVYIPKAGGGSFGAIPLLSENKFVGILTIENLPGIDFDRFVIVAMQFALEIKKVLLYETVEGLAITDSLTGLYTRRYFFERLNEELNRSKNHGFKFTFLMIDIDDFKKCNDTHGHLVGDVVLKDIAHLIKENVREIDLVARYGGEEFSIILPETERIGAMLAAERIRKKIEEHIFKAYDEKLRITVSAGLAIYPDDAADMEDIVEKADKALYTAKSSGKNIVCEYKD is encoded by the coding sequence ATGATGCTTTACTTATGTATCTGTGCGGTCTTTCTCGCGGCGCTGGTTCATTTTATACCGGATAAAATATTTTTTATACCCATCCTATCATTCTTATTATTTGGCATCGCCGTGACCTGGAAAGAATACAGGGATAGCATAAACATTTTGAAAAGCGAAACGGGCTTAAAGCTTGAAAATTACAGCAGTGAAAAAAATAAATTGGAAAAAGATATTACCAGCGAAGACAGCCGTATATATGCCCTGCGCAACAAAGAGATGATGATATCGAGCCTTTATGAGATAACGAAGAATATGTCTAGCGACCTTACATTTAATGAAATATTCGGCGCGTTAAGCGCTTTTTTAAAAGAATATTTTGTATTCAAAAAGAGCGAACTTCTTATCTTAAAAGAAGTGGAAGGATGTATAAAGGTAGATAAAGTCTATAAATTATATAAGGATGAGAACTGCAAGCAAGAGGATGCGGAAACGAATTACGACGATATGCTGACGCTCTTCGACAATGATAAGAAAGAAGTGTATATCCCAAAAGCGGGCGGCGGGAGTTTCGGCGCGATACCGTTACTTAGTGAAAATAAGTTTGTCGGAATACTTACTATAGAGAACCTGCCCGGCATAGATTTTGACAGATTCGTTATAGTCGCTATGCAGTTTGCCCTCGAGATAAAGAAGGTGCTTTTGTATGAGACGGTCGAAGGCTTGGCGATAACAGATTCACTTACCGGGCTTTATACACGCAGATACTTTTTTGAACGCCTGAATGAGGAATTAAACAGGTCGAAAAATCACGGTTTTAAATTCACATTTCTTATGATAGACATAGATGATTTCAAAAAATGCAATGATACTCACGGGCATCTGGTGGGCGATGTTGTTTTAAAGGATATCGCGCATTTAATAAAGGAAAATGTCAGGGAGATAGATCTTGTGGCAAGATACGGAGGGGAAGAGTTCTCTATTATTTTACCCGAAACTGAGAGAATTGGCGCGATGCTTGCGGCGGAGAGAATACGTAAAAAGATAGAGGAGCACATATTTAAGGCATATGATGAGAAATTGAGGATAACAGTAAGCGCAGGCCTTGCGATATATCCCGATGACGCGGCCGATATGGAAGATATTGTGGAGAAGGCTGACAAAGCCCTCTATACGGCCAAGAGTTCCGGGAAAAATATTGTTTGTGAGTACAAAGATTAA
- a CDS encoding sensor domain-containing diguanylate cyclase, with product MSNPSTRSILGITSLIVFLALSHLLFSIHPKIDPILSPDSSVISVAVLCFNIPIILLWIGFGIFTGIAITIISLFIALTGVLKSGYYSAAFLSWSFILTALIGYRNWKATKSIKYFAGLDSEKVEEGINILSDELNKKRIDTKHLEEKLLRYSMLKDVAESLTTTLTIEEIARLIIEKSTVTIKKSGRIMLFLVDVQKQELMLSASQGPLKVKAKAGDIFDKWVLKHGTPLIIEDSMQDFRFPSKEAEEAKEYFKSLIAVPLLSGNKVIGILRMDSPTENFYTQDDLRLLDILGGLGSVAIQNAFLYSWVQDLAIHDSLTGLSVRRFFLKRLHEEAKRAARKKDGSIALLMLDIDRFKWYNDKYGHATGDIVLKYIAGTIASELHEGDMASRYGGEEIAIFLSGADIRKAQKKAESIRKKIEDHPITVRRERHSITVSIGVSAYPKDTAVEEDLVKIADERLYKAKSLGRNRVCAE from the coding sequence TTGTCTAATCCGAGCACTCGCTCAATACTCGGAATTACTTCTTTAATAGTATTCCTCGCCCTATCGCATCTTTTATTTTCAATTCATCCTAAAATAGACCCCATTCTTTCGCCCGACTCCTCGGTAATTTCTGTAGCGGTCCTCTGTTTTAACATACCGATAATTCTTTTATGGATAGGGTTCGGTATATTCACAGGCATAGCGATCACTATCATCTCTTTATTCATCGCGCTGACAGGTGTTTTAAAAAGCGGTTATTATAGCGCGGCTTTCCTCTCGTGGAGCTTTATCTTGACGGCGCTTATAGGATACAGAAATTGGAAAGCTACAAAGAGTATAAAGTATTTTGCGGGACTGGATTCGGAAAAAGTCGAAGAGGGTATCAATATACTGTCTGACGAACTTAATAAAAAGAGGATCGACACAAAACATCTTGAGGAAAAACTACTTCGCTATAGCATGCTAAAAGATGTAGCGGAGTCTCTCACCACTACGCTTACTATAGAGGAGATAGCCAGGCTTATCATAGAAAAATCCACAGTGACGATAAAAAAATCAGGGCGCATAATGCTTTTCCTCGTAGATGTGCAGAAACAGGAGCTTATGCTTTCGGCATCGCAGGGGCCGCTTAAAGTGAAAGCGAAGGCCGGAGATATATTTGATAAGTGGGTGTTGAAACACGGTACGCCGCTTATAATCGAAGACTCTATGCAGGATTTTCGCTTCCCTAGCAAAGAAGCGGAAGAAGCCAAAGAATATTTTAAGTCACTTATCGCTGTGCCGCTTTTAAGCGGCAATAAGGTCATAGGTATATTGAGGATGGATTCTCCGACCGAAAATTTTTATACGCAGGATGACCTGCGCCTTCTCGACATATTGGGGGGATTAGGTTCAGTTGCCATACAGAACGCTTTCCTGTATTCATGGGTCCAGGATCTTGCTATACACGACTCACTGACCGGCCTATCTGTGCGGCGTTTCTTTCTAAAACGTCTGCATGAGGAGGCAAAACGCGCCGCCAGGAAGAAGGACGGCTCTATCGCGCTTCTGATGCTGGATATAGACCGATTCAAATGGTATAACGACAAATATGGCCATGCTACCGGAGATATTGTATTAAAATATATTGCCGGTACAATAGCAAGTGAATTACACGAAGGTGATATGGCGTCACGTTACGGCGGTGAAGAGATAGCGATATTTTTGTCCGGTGCCGATATCAGGAAGGCGCAGAAGAAGGCGGAGAGCATAAGAAAAAAGATAGAAGATCACCCTATTACCGTGCGCAGGGAAAGGCATAGCATAACCGTTTCTATAGGCGTTTCGGCTTATCCGAAAGATACGGCGGTGGAAGAGGACCTGGTCAAGATAGCCGACGAGCGTTTATATAAGGCAAAGTCATTGGGGAGAAACAGGGTATGCGCAGAATGA
- the ugpC gene encoding sn-glycerol-3-phosphate ABC transporter ATP-binding protein UgpC, translated as MAQVSLQNVSKVFSGNVWAIRDINLGIESKEFVVFVGPSGCGKSTTLRIIAGLEEATNGNVYIGDQKVNDIPPKDRNIAMVFQNYALYPHMTVYENMAFGLKLRKYPRQEIEARVKEAANILGIEKLLHRRPRELSGGQRQRVAVGRAIVRKPLVFLFDEPLSNLDAKMRVQMRTEIKKLHIRLQTTMIYVTHDQTEAMTMGDRIVVMKDGIIQQIADPIGLYDNPVNKFVAGFIGSPPMNFIKGTILNKEGKFYFNEGNFQVKIVDAMVPKIISFLNKEVIFGIRPEDIYDKLFVSYAPSENTIKANCEVIEPMGSEVYLHLNTGRNSLIARVGGHDRPTINQDMDLVFDMAKIHFFDKDTDITIV; from the coding sequence ATGGCACAGGTAAGCTTACAGAATGTTTCCAAGGTATTCTCCGGTAATGTCTGGGCGATACGCGATATCAATCTGGGCATAGAGAGTAAGGAATTTGTCGTTTTCGTAGGGCCTTCCGGATGCGGTAAGTCTACCACATTGAGAATAATAGCCGGATTGGAAGAAGCGACAAACGGAAATGTCTATATCGGCGACCAGAAGGTCAATGATATCCCGCCCAAAGATAGAAACATCGCCATGGTATTCCAGAATTATGCGCTCTATCCCCACATGACGGTCTATGAGAACATGGCGTTCGGATTGAAATTAAGAAAATACCCGAGGCAGGAGATAGAAGCCAGAGTAAAAGAGGCCGCTAATATTCTTGGAATAGAAAAACTCCTTCACAGGCGGCCCAGGGAACTATCCGGAGGACAGAGGCAGAGGGTCGCGGTGGGAAGAGCCATAGTGAGAAAGCCCCTCGTGTTTCTTTTTGACGAACCGCTGTCAAATCTCGACGCCAAGATGCGCGTGCAGATGAGGACCGAGATAAAGAAGCTTCACATACGTCTTCAGACCACGATGATATATGTTACGCATGACCAGACCGAAGCCATGACGATGGGCGACAGGATAGTCGTTATGAAAGACGGTATAATCCAGCAGATCGCCGACCCGATAGGACTTTATGATAACCCTGTAAATAAATTTGTGGCCGGGTTTATCGGTTCTCCTCCGATGAATTTCATAAAAGGAACTATATTAAATAAGGAAGGCAAGTTTTATTTCAACGAAGGCAATTTCCAGGTCAAGATAGTTGACGCTATGGTGCCCAAGATCATATCCTTCCTCAACAAGGAAGTCATATTCGGCATAAGGCCCGAAGATATATACGATAAACTCTTCGTATCATACGCTCCTTCCGAAAATACCATAAAGGCAAACTGCGAGGTTATCGAACCTATGGGTTCGGAGGTTTATCTGCATCTTAATACGGGCCGCAATTCACTGATAGCGAGGGTCGGCGGCCACGACCGGCCTACCATAAATCAGGACATGGATCTTGTATTCGATATGGCCAAAATCCACTTTTTTGATAAGGATACGGATATAACAATTGTCTAA
- the accD gene encoding acetyl-CoA carboxylase, carboxyltransferase subunit beta, producing MPFFPKKPKYTIVKVAKKRGDIPSDLWTKCEDCKELIYNKKLDENLRVCPKCNFHFSLNAPDRVRLTLDEGSFKEMDPDMESLDPLSFEGPKTYKEKYKKDQELTGLKEAVITGEGTIYGRKVVIGVTDSRFIMGSMGSVVGEKLTRAIERSIETKYPLIIISGSGGGARMYEGLYSLMQMAKTSAALSKHNKAGCVFISILTNPTMAGIMASFASLGDLIIAEPKALIGFTGPRVIEQTIRQKLPPGFQKSEFLLEHGLIDMIIHRKNMKESLSKLLTYF from the coding sequence ATGCCTTTTTTTCCAAAAAAACCAAAGTATACCATAGTAAAAGTCGCCAAGAAACGCGGCGATATCCCCAGCGACCTCTGGACAAAGTGCGAGGATTGCAAAGAGCTTATTTATAATAAGAAACTCGATGAAAACCTGCGCGTCTGCCCCAAATGTAATTTTCACTTCAGCCTCAACGCCCCCGATAGAGTAAGACTAACTCTTGATGAAGGAAGTTTCAAGGAGATGGATCCGGACATGGAGTCGCTCGATCCTCTTTCGTTTGAAGGGCCGAAGACATACAAAGAGAAATATAAAAAAGACCAGGAGCTTACAGGGCTTAAAGAAGCTGTTATTACCGGCGAAGGCACGATATACGGCAGGAAGGTCGTCATCGGCGTTACAGATTCGCGTTTTATAATGGGCTCTATGGGATCCGTCGTGGGCGAAAAACTTACACGCGCTATAGAGCGTTCCATAGAAACAAAATATCCCCTGATAATAATTTCCGGTTCGGGCGGCGGCGCCAGAATGTATGAAGGCCTATATTCTTTAATGCAGATGGCCAAGACATCCGCAGCGTTAAGTAAGCACAATAAGGCCGGATGTGTTTTTATATCGATACTTACCAATCCTACGATGGCCGGCATTATGGCGAGTTTCGCCTCTTTAGGCGACCTGATAATCGCCGAGCCTAAAGCATTGATAGGTTTTACCGGCCCGCGTGTTATAGAGCAGACGATAAGGCAGAAGCTTCCGCCTGGTTTTCAGAAGTCGGAATTTTTGCTTGAGCACGGGCTTATAGATATGATCATTCACAGAAAAAATATGAAAGAAAGTCTTTCGAAGCTTTTAACCTACTTCTAA
- a CDS encoding corrinoid protein: MADAILKDIGIALAKGDRATVAKLTKEALDRGIGVKTILEDGLIASMNAIGEKFKANEIFIPEVLIAAKAMHAGIAVLEPLFASSGIKPMGKVIIGTVKGDLHDIGKNIVSMMLKGACFEVMDLGIDVPPGKFVEIVQAKGADIIAMSSLLTTSMGAMKDTIKMLKDLGVRDKVKIIVGGAPITQSFADFIGADGYAKDAATAVDKAKELLKV, translated from the coding sequence ATGGCAGATGCTATTTTAAAAGATATAGGGATCGCTCTGGCAAAGGGCGATAGGGCTACCGTCGCTAAGCTTACCAAGGAAGCGCTTGATAGGGGCATTGGCGTAAAGACGATCCTCGAAGATGGCCTTATAGCGAGCATGAACGCCATAGGCGAGAAGTTTAAGGCCAATGAAATATTTATTCCGGAAGTTCTTATCGCCGCAAAAGCGATGCATGCAGGGATCGCGGTGCTTGAGCCGCTCTTCGCTTCGTCGGGCATTAAGCCGATGGGGAAAGTCATAATAGGTACCGTCAAAGGCGATCTTCATGATATAGGCAAGAATATAGTCAGCATGATGCTAAAAGGCGCGTGCTTTGAGGTAATGGACTTAGGCATAGACGTCCCACCCGGTAAATTCGTGGAGATAGTCCAGGCTAAAGGAGCGGATATAATAGCGATGTCGTCGCTATTGACCACTTCAATGGGTGCCATGAAAGATACTATAAAAATGTTGAAGGATTTGGGAGTGCGTGATAAAGTAAAGATCATCGTCGGAGGAGCGCCGATTACTCAAAGCTTCGCGGACTTTATAGGAGCGGACGGCTACGCGAAGGACGCCGCAACGGCGGTCGATAAGGCAAAAGAACTGCTAAAGGTTTAG